In one Spirosoma rigui genomic region, the following are encoded:
- the dapF gene encoding diaminopimelate epimerase yields the protein MDFFKYQGTGNDFVLIDDRDGTFPRTNQALIEQLCHRRFGIGADGLILLQNDPDYDFRMVYFNADGAEGSMCGNGGRCIVRFAHDLGIFERETRFVAVDGAHTAVVNDADISLKMSDVSGIEDRKGLTFLNTGSPHVVRFVDDLASLDVVAEGRAIRYDAAFPGGTNVNFAQVLDNQTVYVRTYERGVEDETYSCGTGVTAVALVAQEQLDVPGPIAIQTIGGNLSVSFQAVADTTSQFTTIYLTGPAERVFAGTITI from the coding sequence ATGGATTTTTTCAAATACCAGGGTACAGGCAATGACTTTGTCCTGATCGACGATCGGGATGGTACCTTTCCACGTACTAATCAGGCGCTCATTGAACAGTTGTGTCACCGGCGGTTCGGGATCGGGGCCGACGGTCTGATTCTCCTGCAGAATGATCCTGACTACGATTTCAGGATGGTTTATTTCAACGCCGACGGGGCAGAGGGCAGCATGTGCGGCAACGGCGGCCGGTGTATTGTCCGTTTCGCTCACGACCTGGGTATTTTCGAACGCGAAACCCGCTTTGTCGCCGTCGATGGTGCGCATACGGCGGTGGTGAACGACGCTGATATTTCGTTGAAAATGAGCGATGTGTCGGGGATCGAAGACCGGAAGGGCCTCACCTTCCTCAACACCGGTTCACCCCACGTCGTCCGCTTCGTCGATGATCTGGCGTCGCTGGACGTAGTAGCCGAAGGGCGCGCGATTCGTTACGACGCTGCGTTTCCGGGCGGTACCAATGTAAACTTCGCCCAGGTACTCGATAACCAAACGGTTTATGTCAGGACGTATGAGCGGGGTGTCGAGGACGAAACCTATTCCTGCGGTACGGGTGTAACGGCTGTAGCGCTGGTAGCGCAGGAACAGCTTGATGTACCCGGCCCGATAGCTATTCAGACCATTGGTGGTAACCTCAGTGTGTCATTCCAGGCAGTGGCCGATACTACCAGTCAGTTCACGACCATTTACCTGACAGGACCCGCTGAACGGGTTTTCGCGGGTACAATAACGATTTAA
- the rplS gene encoding 50S ribosomal protein L19, whose amino-acid sequence MSELIKLVEADNAQRRADLPSFRSGDTVNVHVKIREGNKERIQIFTGTVIQRRNPSSGGETFTVRKISNGVGVERIFPTLSPNIDKIEIVRMGKVRRARLFYLRGRQGKAARVKERKPKVAAAA is encoded by the coding sequence ATGAGCGAGTTAATCAAATTAGTAGAGGCAGACAACGCGCAGCGTCGCGCCGACTTGCCTTCTTTCCGGTCGGGCGATACGGTCAATGTACACGTCAAAATCCGCGAAGGAAACAAAGAACGCATTCAGATTTTCACGGGTACGGTCATTCAGCGCCGTAATCCGAGCAGCGGTGGTGAAACATTCACCGTCCGCAAGATATCGAACGGTGTAGGGGTAGAGCGGATTTTTCCAACTCTGTCGCCCAACATCGACAAGATCGAAATCGTCCGTATGGGTAAAGTTCGCCGGGCTCGGTTGTTCTACCTGCGTGGTCGTCAGGGTAAAGCGGCTCGCGTTAAAGAGCGCAAGCCAAAAGTTGCAGCCGCAGCTTAA
- a CDS encoding NAD(P)H-hydrate dehydratase produces MKILNVDQIRALDESTIKNEPIAPLNLMERAALTFVDWFIDRFPPTAPVRIFCGLGNNGGDGMAIARLLLEREYPIDVLVVRSTPRESDDFMHNHRRLKLVTEKITYIEFSKDIPAIRHNEVIIDAILGSGLSRPADGIIKSTIEAINRAPATVVSVDIASGLYTDQPNAPGDVIIEPDYTVTFQLPKLAFVLPKNGRYVGDWHIVDIRLNKRYIDLAPTPYFYTQPHEARLLLRKRDRYAHKGTFGHALLLVGSYGKIGAAVLASRACLRSGVGLLTVQVPRCGYSVLQTAVPEAMCTPDVHHNVLTGQLDIDGSSLQPSEYAAVGIGPGIGKAPETLAMFRDLLPTLKKPIVVDADALNLLSEHPDLLALLPPDSILTPHPKEFERLTKAWNDDYQKLTLLREFAKAHRVVVILKGAYSAVATPGGDVHFNATGNPGLSTGGTGDVLTGVLTALLAQGYDPVEAAVLGTFAHGLAGDRVADERGPIGMVASDVVDALRWD; encoded by the coding sequence ATGAAAATACTGAATGTTGACCAGATTCGTGCCCTTGACGAGTCAACGATCAAGAATGAACCCATTGCTCCGCTCAACCTCATGGAGCGCGCAGCCCTCACTTTTGTCGATTGGTTTATCGATCGCTTTCCGCCAACCGCACCCGTCAGAATTTTTTGCGGCCTGGGTAACAACGGGGGCGACGGAATGGCAATTGCCCGCTTGCTGCTCGAACGTGAATACCCGATCGATGTACTCGTCGTTCGCTCTACCCCCCGCGAATCGGACGATTTCATGCACAATCACCGGCGGCTTAAACTGGTCACGGAAAAAATAACGTACATCGAATTCTCAAAAGATATTCCGGCCATCCGGCACAATGAAGTAATTATCGATGCTATTCTAGGCTCGGGTTTGTCGAGGCCGGCCGATGGCATCATTAAAAGCACCATCGAGGCCATCAACCGGGCCCCGGCTACGGTCGTTTCCGTCGACATAGCCAGCGGCCTGTATACCGATCAGCCCAACGCCCCCGGCGACGTTATTATCGAACCCGACTATACCGTTACGTTTCAGTTGCCCAAGCTGGCGTTTGTCCTCCCCAAGAATGGCCGCTACGTGGGCGACTGGCACATTGTCGATATCCGGCTCAACAAGCGGTACATTGATCTGGCGCCCACTCCTTATTTCTATACCCAGCCCCACGAAGCCCGCTTACTGCTCCGCAAGCGGGATCGCTACGCGCACAAAGGCACGTTCGGTCACGCGCTGCTGCTGGTTGGCAGCTACGGTAAGATCGGCGCGGCCGTTCTGGCCTCCCGGGCCTGTTTGCGGTCGGGGGTGGGTTTACTAACGGTGCAGGTGCCCCGCTGTGGGTACTCAGTCCTGCAAACCGCCGTGCCAGAAGCCATGTGTACGCCCGATGTGCACCATAACGTGTTGACCGGACAACTGGATATTGACGGCAGTTCGCTACAACCATCCGAGTATGCAGCAGTAGGCATTGGCCCCGGTATTGGCAAAGCACCCGAAACACTGGCGATGTTTCGGGACCTGCTGCCTACCCTGAAAAAACCCATTGTCGTAGATGCCGACGCGCTGAACCTGCTTTCCGAACATCCGGACTTACTCGCGCTACTCCCCCCCGACAGCATCCTGACGCCCCACCCTAAAGAGTTCGAACGGCTCACGAAGGCCTGGAATGATGACTACCAGAAACTGACCCTGCTACGGGAGTTCGCCAAAGCGCACCGGGTAGTCGTTATCCTGAAAGGAGCTTATTCAGCGGTGGCTACGCCGGGTGGTGATGTTCACTTCAACGCAACGGGTAACCCGGGCCTGAGTACGGGCGGCACGGGCGATGTACTGACGGGCGTATTAACGGCTTTGCTGGCGCAGGGGTATGACCCCGTTGAAGCCGCAGTGCTGGGTACCTTCGCGCACGGGCTGGCCGGCGACCGCGTTGCCGATGAGCGGGGTCCCATCGGTATGGTCGCTTCGGACGTCGTCGACGCGCTTCGCTGGGACTAA